The region GAGCATTCCACTGCACCTACAAGGAATGTAAAGCTTGGCTTATCCGTTTTTTGTGCATAATGAATCTCCGAAACATTAGCCAGTTTTTTAATAACAGCTTCATTTTCGAACTGAGAAACATTAGTATAAACCTCAACTTCTTCTCTTGGAGAAATACCTTTGCTCTGACGGTAGTTTCTTACTCCTGAAACGATTTCCTTCGTTTGCTCGAAGTTTTTAAGAACATCAGCATCAAAAGCCGTTTCTTTATTTTGCTGAGTAATAATTAACGCTTCAGAAGTTTGTCTCTCAGCAATCGTCTGCCAAATTTCTTCTGTCAGGAATGGCATGAAAGGATGTAAGAACTTCATTAAATTTCCGAAGAACTCTATTGTTTTGTCATATACCTGCTGACTGATAGCTTCCCCATAGTTTGGTTTTACAATTTCCAGGTACCATGAACAGAAATCGTCCCAAACTAATTTATACAATAAATGTAATGCGTCAGAAATTCTGAACTTTTCAAACTGGTCATTAATTGCAGCCACAGTCTTATTGAATTCTGCTTCAAACCATTCAATAGCTTGTATGTTTTCTTCAGAAATCTCTTTATCCTCTTTCTTCCAGCTTTGTGTCAGCTTGAATGCATTCCATATTTTGGTTGCGAAATTACGTCCCTGAAGCATTAAATCCTCATCGAACATAAGATCATTACCTGCCGCTGAGCTTAACAAAATACCTACTCTTACTCCGTCAGAGCCATATTTGTCCATTAGTTCAATCGGGTCCGGAGAGTTTCCTAAAGATTTAGACATCTTACGACGCTGTTTATCTCTTACAATTCCGGTAAAATATACATTTTTAAATGGAACCTGGTTTTTGAATTCTAATCCAGCCATAATCATACGGGCTACCCAGAAGAAGATAATATCTGGTCCTGTTACCAAATCCGAAGTTGGATAATAGTAATTGATATCCTTATTATCTGGTGCCGTAATACCATCGAATACTGACATTGGCCATAACCATGCAGAGAACCATGTATCTAGTGCATCTTCATCCTGTCTTAGGTTATCAGTTGTTAGTTCTGCATTACCCGTTTTTTGTTTTGCAAGCTCTAATGCTGCTTCAATCGTTTCAGCAACTACAAAATCGTTCTCACCAGATGCATAGTAATAGGCCGGAATTCTGTGCCCCCACCATAGCTGGCGAGATATATTCCAGTCGTGTACGTTCTCCATCCAGTGTCTGTATGTATTCTTGAATTTTTCCGGATAGAATTTAACTTCATCATCCATTACAACATCCAATGCAGGCTTTGCCAGCTCACTCATCTTCAGGAACCACTGTACAGAGATTTTCGGCTCTATCACAGCCCCTGTTCTTTCGGATGTACCTACTTTATTCAGATAGTCTTCAGATTTTAACAAAAGACCTTTCTCTTCAAGTTCTTTAGCAATTTCTTTTCTTACTGTAAATCTGTCTTTGCCTTGATAGTGCTTTCCATTTTCATTAAGAACAGCATTATCGTCCATAGAGTCTATAATCTCTAACTGGTGACGTTGACCAATTTCGTAGTCATTGATATCATGAGCAGGAGTAATCTTCAATGCTCCGGTACCAAATTCTATATCAACATAATCGTCTTCAATAATAGGAACTTCTCGCCCTACAATTGGCACGATTACTTTTTTACCTTTCAGGTGTGTGTAACGTTCATCGTTAGGATTGATACATACAGCAGTATCACCGAATATTGTTTCCGGACGTGTTGTAGCAACAGTCAGGAACTCATCTGAACCTACGATCTGATATTTAAGGAAATATAATTTACCGTTCTGCTCTTTATAGATTACCTCCTCGTCTGAGATATTGGTCTTTGCCTCCGGGTCCCAGTTTACCATTTTATAACCACGGTAAACAAGTCCTTTATTATAAAGGTCCACAAATACTTTGATAACCGCTTTAGACAGATCATCTTCCATCGTGAAACGGGTTCTGTCCCAATCACAAGAGCATCCTAATTTTTTTAGCTGCTCCAGAATTGTTCCACCATATTGGTGCGTCCAGTCCCATGCATGTTCTAAAAACTTCTCGCGTCCGATATCCTGCTTAGAAATTCCTTCAGCTTTCAATTTAGCTACTACTTTAGCTTCTGTAGCAATAGAGGCATGATCGGTCCCGGGAACCCAACATGCATTATAACCACGCATACGTGCACGGCGAACCAGTACATCCTGCAATGTATTATTAAGCATATGCCCCATGTGCAAAATCCCTGTCACATTTGGAGGTGGTATGACGACAGTATATGGCTCTCTTTCATCTGGCTCGGAATGAAAAAATTTATTTTCCTGCCAATATTGGTACCACTTTTGTTCTGCTTGTTGCGGATTGTACTTGTCGGAAATTTCCATTAGTTTGATAATTAATGTTTTTATGAGATAAGTTGCAAAAATACGGGAAAGGAGATGAAAATAAAAACTCAGTACCAAATAATTGACTAATTTTGTTATTTAAACTAACCTTATAAAAATTCATTCGAAATGAAAAAATTATTTTTAGGATTGTTTTTAACTGGTGCATTTGCAGCGGTTTCTGCTCAGTCTATAGCCTTTGACAAAACGACATTAGAATATGGTGATATTGCTCAAAACTCCAACGGAGAAAGATTCTTCACCATTACCAATACAGGAGACAAACCTCTTATCCTTACAAACGTAAAAGCTTCTTGCGGGTGTACGACTCCACAATGGAGCAAAGATCCTATCCTTCCGGGGAAAAGTGCAAAGCTAAAAGTTGGCTATGACACTAAATTCACAGGAACTTTTAAAAAATTAATCGAGGTTTATTCCAATGATCCGGAGAGCCAAAGAAGCGTAATCTGGATTGCAGGGAATGTAACTTCTTCAGGTAAAAAATAAAAAAAGATAAGAACAGATATATTAAAGCGCCTTAAAAAGGTGCTTTTTTATTTTAGTAATAAAATATTCTAATTCCTATTTTTTCTGCTGACATATTGTTGTCACAATAGTATTTTAGCTTTGCTAAACAGCAGATAAAAGAAAACATGAAAAAAATACTGACACTACAGGATCTCCAACGAATAACATTAGAAAGCCAGGGATTGGCTCACTCCCCTATGTTCGGAACAGGAAAGAATGCTGTAGTCAATGCTTTGGAACATCTTGGATATGTACAAATAGATACCTTATCAGTTGTTGAGCGTGCTCATCATCATACTTTATGGTCAAGAATAGATGATTACAAAACACATTATCTGAATGATTTGCTAAAAGAACGTAAAGTATTTGAATATTGGTTTCATGCAGCGTCTTATCTCCCCATGAAAGACTATCGGTATGCTTTACCTCAAATGTTGAGTTTCAAACATAATGAGTCTCAATATTATAATGCTGATCCTAAAGTCATGCAATATGTAATAGATACAATTCGTACTGAGGGACCTAGAAAGGCTAAAGATTTTGAGAATGAGGGAAAGGCTGCGGGAAACTGGTGGAACTGGAAACCTGCAAAACTTGCTCTCGAAAAGCTTTTTATGCAAGGCGATCTAATGGTTAGTGGCCGGGATGGTATGCAGAAAATATATGATATTAGTGAAAGGGTATTACCCCAAACGACCAACTTAACAATACCAACACCCATTGAACTTGCCGAATATCTGGTTAAAACACATCTTCGGGCCTATGGTCTCACTTCCTTAAAACAAATAACTCATCTAAGATCAGACCCTGTTTTAAGAAAAAATGTGGAACAAGTCCTACAGTCAATGGTTGAGGATAAGGTGATACAAAAAACAGAAATTGACGGAATTTCCTCAATGTATATCCAAAAGGATTTAATTGAAAAAGGAGCAGAATTCCCTAACTCAGAAATTAAACTTTTATCTCCTTTTGATAACTCTCTTATCCATCGGGATCGTTTTAAACAACTTTTTAATTTTGATTTTCGTCTTGAATGTTATTTGCCCAAGGAAAAAAGGCAATATGGCTATTTCTGTTTACCCATTTTGTACGGAAATATATTTATTGGCAGGGTAGACTGCAAAGCACATAGAAGCATTAAAAAGCTTGAGCTTATAAACATGCATATTGAGAATACCAATATCGATATTGAATCATGGATTAGAGTTTTTGCTGAAGCTATAGAACGCTTTGCCAATTTTAATGGATGTAATTCTATAACATTAACAAAAGTCAGCCCTTCAAAATATACTAAGCTACTGAAACAAGCACTAAGTGGCTATAAAATCTGAGTTTTACTACTTCTCAAAAAATATTATTTCCATTACAGATACTCTATTCACTCATAAAAAAGAATATCCAATATCACCTCCAAACCTCTAGTTTCAAAGTATTTCTTAAAAAATATTTTTATCTTTATATAAATACAAAAATATATGAGTAAAGATTTTAACGACTTTATTGCTGAAAACAAATTTTCTATAAAAAAAACATCAACCCGATACGAGGGTAAAATGACCAAAGACGAAGGAATAGCTTTACTGGATGAAGAGAAAAAGAAACTTCATAAACTTCAGGAAAAGTTATATGCAGACGGAAGTAAGTCTCTTCTGATTATCATCCAGGCTATGGATGCAGCTGGAAAAGACAGTCTTATAGAACATGTTATGAGTGGTATTAATCCACAAGGTTGTCAGGTTACCAGTTTTAAAACACCAAGCTCAAAAGAATATACACACGATTTTCTATGGAGGCATTATCTTGCACTACCTGAAAAGGGAAAAATTGGAATTTTCAACCGTTCTCATTATGAAAGTGTTCTGATTTGCAAGGTACATCCGGAATACAATCTGGGTGAGAAAGTATGGAAAGATGTTAAAGACTTTGACGATAAATTCTGGAACAACCGCTACGAAAGTATCCGTAATTTTGAAAAGCACCTATCCGAAAATGGAACAAAAGTCATAAAGTTTTTCCTTCATGTTTCTAAAGAGGAACAGAAAAAGCGTCTCTTAGACCGCATTAATGAACCGGAAAAAAATTGGAAGTTTTCCTCAGGCGACCTTAAAGAAAGGGCCCTTTGGGATAAATATCAAAAGGCTTATGAAGAAGCCATTAACGAAACATCTACAGAATATGCACCTTGGCATATATTACCAGCCGATCAGAAATGGTTTACAAGACTTACTGCCTGTCAGATTATAACACAGACTCTGGAAAAAATGGATTTAAAGTTTCCTGTCCTTAGTGATGAAGAAGCCAGTGAATTGGAAGCCTCTAAGACCAGTCTGGAAAACGAAAAATAAAAAGACAAGCGCTATAAGCCGGATTCTGTATCCCGCTCCCAAGGGAGCGGGATGCCTGTTATTTATCTGCCCGTACCGTTGCCGATACGATGTAGCTGCTTACCCCCCGACATGGACGAGCCGCCCTTAATTGCCGGTATACATAGCATTGCACCGCATAGAGTTTACCTGGTTTCACTACAGCCGAACTGTACTTGCTTTCTGTTGCACTTGTCCTACCCTCACGGATGACGGCCATTAACCGCTATGCTGCCCTATGGTGTCCGGACTTTCCTACCCTTACGGATCAACAGGCCGCGCTTGTCGGCTGCAAAGATATAGTTTTCCTCTCAATTAAACAGTCGGGACAACGAATTACAAAATCTAAAGATTGTAATTGTATTCATTATTTCACAAAAACTATAAAGTATCAGTCATAAACTGGCAAGTAATTATGTCTTTTTTTCTATCTTCGTGAAAAAATTTCACCATTCATCACTTTCTGAAAAAAATAAATGTCACAGAAGGAAAAAGATTTCTCTAAACTGGTTAAAGAAAACCAAGGCCTGATCATTAAAGTGGCGAGGATGTATACCAACACGCCCGATGATCAGCAGGATCTTTTTCAGGAAATCGTGTTACAATTGTGGCGTTCTTACGACACATTCAAAGGAAACTCTAAAATATCAACCTGGATGTATCGTGTAGCACTTAATACAGCCATTACATTATTCAGAAAGACAACCAGAACTGTTAAAACAGATGAACTGGCGGATTTTCATCAGCCAATAGATGATGAAAACGATGACAACCAGCAACAGATAAGTTTGCTTTATAAAGTCATTAAAATGCTGGGGGATATTGACAGAGCTATAGTGATGATGTATCTGGACGATGTACCATATAAAGATATTGCTGAAAATATTGGGATTACAGAAGTGAATGCCCGTGTAAAGATGAACCGATTGAAAAAAACTCTAAAAGACTTAATGACCCAACATGCAGAATGATTTTGACATAGACCAACTGAAAAATGCTTGGCAAAAGCAGGAAACAGGCCCTAAATATCAGGATTCGGAAATATTGGAAATTCTGAATAAGAAGTCGCGCAATTATGTGAAATTTATTTTCTGGGTTAGCGTTGCTGAATTTGCACTTTTCCTTATCCTTAATATTTCTGCGTGGTTACGTCATGAGAACGGAGATGCTTATTTCACTCAGCTTTCTCAGCTGGGAATACAGATTAACGAAAATGTAAAAGCAACTTTCCACAACATCTACTTTGTATTTAAAATGATCAGCCTTCTTATAATTCTTTTCTATGTCTGGGTTTTCTTCCGAAAATATAAAAAGATAGATGTAGAAAGTAATCTGAAAAGTTTTATCCTGCAGATTATTTCTTTCAAGAAATCGGTTAATCGTTTTATACTGGTTAATATTTTGTTTTTACTGTGCTTCTTGCTACTCATCACTTTATTCCCGGTAATCTATATACAACAACAGCATATACAGATTAGTGATAGTAAATATGCCGGCTTTATTGTAGGAATTATTATTTCCTGTATTGTATGTGTACTCCTAATATTATTATACTACAAGCTTATTTACGGCATATTGATGAAAAAGCTTTCCAGAAATCTTCAACAATTGAAAAATATCGAAAACGAACAATAAAAAAAGCGCTGAATTCAGCGCTTTTTATTTTTATAATTCTTTTCTTAATCTTGCTACCGGAATATTCAGTTGCTCCCTGTATTTAGCAATGGTACGTCGGGCAATATTGTATCCTTTATCTTTCAGCATTCCTACTAACGCATCATCGGTATAAGGTTTTCTTTTATTCTCCTTGTCTATAATATCCTGCAGGTGATTTTTAATCTCTTTGGTTGAAACCTCTTCACCGTCATCATTTGTAAGACTATCTGAGAAAAGATTCTTCAGATAAACAATGCCGTTGGGTGTATCTGCATATTTACTTTTTACCACACGGGAAATTGTAGATATATCAAAACCTGTAATATCTGCTACATCTTTCAGAATCATCGGTTTTATACTTTTATCGTCTCCGGTAATAAAGTAATCTTTCTGCAGCTTTATAATAGCATTAATAGTCTGCATCAATGTATTCTGACGCTGATTAATAGCATCTATATACCATTTTGCAGCATCCAATTTTTGTTTGATAAACAACGCTGCCTGCTTATGTTCCTGGGATGTTTTATCGTGTGAGTAAGTTGTTAAAATTTCTTTATACTCATCTGAAACACGTAGCTGCGGAGCATTCTTACTATTAAGTGCTGCTGTGACTTTTCCGTCCTTTACATTGATAACGAAATCCGGAATAATTTCCTGATTGATTGTAATGGTCTGCGTATCGAAATTACCCCCTACTTTAGGAGATAATTTAGAGATTTCATCCAGTGCATCTTTCAGATCATCCTCTTCTACATCATACTTGTGCATGATTTTGTTATAATGCTTGTTACTTAAAGCATCAAACTGGTGAAGCAAAATATTATGTGCCAATGACACTGCCGGATTTCCACTTACTTTTTTTTCAATCTGGAGCAGAAGGCATTCTTTCAGATCTCTTGCTGCTACTCCTGGCGGGTCTAGTTTTTGTACATAATTGGTTAATACATCTTCAACATTTTCAGGTGTTGTATATATTCCCAATGAAAAAGCCATATCATTAACCAAAGATTTTATATCTCTTCTCAGATAACCGTCATTGTCCAGGTTACCTATAATATATTCTGCTATTTTCAGATCCTCCTCGCCGATCTTCGTCAACCGGATCTGTTCTATAAGATAATCGTACAAGGACTGTCCTTCTGTAAGCAACGACTGGTTATCGAATTCTTCATCGTCCGGCGAGTAGTTA is a window of Elizabethkingia anophelis R26 DNA encoding:
- a CDS encoding DUF1573 domain-containing protein, encoding MKKLFLGLFLTGAFAAVSAQSIAFDKTTLEYGDIAQNSNGERFFTITNTGDKPLILTNVKASCGCTTPQWSKDPILPGKSAKLKVGYDTKFTGTFKKLIEVYSNDPESQRSVIWIAGNVTSSGKK
- a CDS encoding winged helix-turn-helix domain-containing protein; the protein is MKKILTLQDLQRITLESQGLAHSPMFGTGKNAVVNALEHLGYVQIDTLSVVERAHHHTLWSRIDDYKTHYLNDLLKERKVFEYWFHAASYLPMKDYRYALPQMLSFKHNESQYYNADPKVMQYVIDTIRTEGPRKAKDFENEGKAAGNWWNWKPAKLALEKLFMQGDLMVSGRDGMQKIYDISERVLPQTTNLTIPTPIELAEYLVKTHLRAYGLTSLKQITHLRSDPVLRKNVEQVLQSMVEDKVIQKTEIDGISSMYIQKDLIEKGAEFPNSEIKLLSPFDNSLIHRDRFKQLFNFDFRLECYLPKEKRQYGYFCLPILYGNIFIGRVDCKAHRSIKKLELINMHIENTNIDIESWIRVFAEAIERFANFNGCNSITLTKVSPSKYTKLLKQALSGYKI
- a CDS encoding valine--tRNA ligase, with the translated sequence MEISDKYNPQQAEQKWYQYWQENKFFHSEPDEREPYTVVIPPPNVTGILHMGHMLNNTLQDVLVRRARMRGYNACWVPGTDHASIATEAKVVAKLKAEGISKQDIGREKFLEHAWDWTHQYGGTILEQLKKLGCSCDWDRTRFTMEDDLSKAVIKVFVDLYNKGLVYRGYKMVNWDPEAKTNISDEEVIYKEQNGKLYFLKYQIVGSDEFLTVATTRPETIFGDTAVCINPNDERYTHLKGKKVIVPIVGREVPIIEDDYVDIEFGTGALKITPAHDINDYEIGQRHQLEIIDSMDDNAVLNENGKHYQGKDRFTVRKEIAKELEEKGLLLKSEDYLNKVGTSERTGAVIEPKISVQWFLKMSELAKPALDVVMDDEVKFYPEKFKNTYRHWMENVHDWNISRQLWWGHRIPAYYYASGENDFVVAETIEAALELAKQKTGNAELTTDNLRQDEDALDTWFSAWLWPMSVFDGITAPDNKDINYYYPTSDLVTGPDIIFFWVARMIMAGLEFKNQVPFKNVYFTGIVRDKQRRKMSKSLGNSPDPIELMDKYGSDGVRVGILLSSAAGNDLMFDEDLMLQGRNFATKIWNAFKLTQSWKKEDKEISEENIQAIEWFEAEFNKTVAAINDQFEKFRISDALHLLYKLVWDDFCSWYLEIVKPNYGEAISQQVYDKTIEFFGNLMKFLHPFMPFLTEEIWQTIAERQTSEALIITQQNKETAFDADVLKNFEQTKEIVSGVRNYRQSKGISPREEVEVYTNVSQFENEAVIKKLANVSEIHYAQKTDKPSFTFLVGAVECSIPLSENLDLGEEKTKTEEELKYLKGFLISVEKKLSNEKFMAGAPRQVVDNELKKQKDAQDKITLLEEKLKTL
- a CDS encoding RNA polymerase sigma factor, translated to MSQKEKDFSKLVKENQGLIIKVARMYTNTPDDQQDLFQEIVLQLWRSYDTFKGNSKISTWMYRVALNTAITLFRKTTRTVKTDELADFHQPIDDENDDNQQQISLLYKVIKMLGDIDRAIVMMYLDDVPYKDIAENIGITEVNARVKMNRLKKTLKDLMTQHAE
- the rpoN gene encoding RNA polymerase factor sigma-54 produces the protein MLKQNLQIKLGQKMAPQQIQLMKLIQLHTLEFEEELQRELEENPALEKAVDEAKEDDYSDIDSSYDDEGTESIETDFDVNEYLFDDEPSYKTAASNYSPDDEEFDNQSLLTEGQSLYDYLIEQIRLTKIGEEDLKIAEYIIGNLDNDGYLRRDIKSLVNDMAFSLGIYTTPENVEDVLTNYVQKLDPPGVAARDLKECLLLQIEKKVSGNPAVSLAHNILLHQFDALSNKHYNKIMHKYDVEEDDLKDALDEISKLSPKVGGNFDTQTITINQEIIPDFVINVKDGKVTAALNSKNAPQLRVSDEYKEILTTYSHDKTSQEHKQAALFIKQKLDAAKWYIDAINQRQNTLMQTINAIIKLQKDYFITGDDKSIKPMILKDVADITGFDISTISRVVKSKYADTPNGIVYLKNLFSDSLTNDDGEEVSTKEIKNHLQDIIDKENKRKPYTDDALVGMLKDKGYNIARRTIAKYREQLNIPVARLRKEL
- a CDS encoding polyphosphate kinase 2 family protein, which translates into the protein MSKDFNDFIAENKFSIKKTSTRYEGKMTKDEGIALLDEEKKKLHKLQEKLYADGSKSLLIIIQAMDAAGKDSLIEHVMSGINPQGCQVTSFKTPSSKEYTHDFLWRHYLALPEKGKIGIFNRSHYESVLICKVHPEYNLGEKVWKDVKDFDDKFWNNRYESIRNFEKHLSENGTKVIKFFLHVSKEEQKKRLLDRINEPEKNWKFSSGDLKERALWDKYQKAYEEAINETSTEYAPWHILPADQKWFTRLTACQIITQTLEKMDLKFPVLSDEEASELEASKTSLENEK